In Bacteroidota bacterium, the DNA window AGAGACAGAAGGCCACCAAGACAAGCATAGGTTTGTCTGACAGACCATATTTTGTCCTCTTGAAAAGCAAACTGACTTGGAGGAAAAACGAAGTCTTGTTTGTAAAATCAAATATATTAATACATTACAAAATGAAACATTTAAATTTAAAAATGAGCTTATTGGCTCTAATAATCGGAATTAGTTCAACAATATTTGGACAAACTCCAACTCTACATAATCCCAACAATACTTTCATCAACGCAAGAGTTGAGGAAAATAATGCAATGGGACTACTTTGGTGGAAATGTGACTCTATGAGTCCTTTCCAGTTATTTACCACATACAAGGCACATACTGGATTAACAATCAACGATAGTATGGCAATTGTTAGACAATGGGACGACCAACAAGTATGCTTACAGCATGTTCTTTATCAACATTATTATAAAGGGATATTAGTGGAAAGTTCTGAGTTTAGAGAACATTTTGACCCTGTCGTTAACAAAGTTGTTTTATCTAATGGCAGGTATGTTGAAAATCTCGAATTATCAAAGATTCCATTAGTTTCAGAAGAATCCGCCCTTTCTAATGCTTTAGCACACTCAAATGCAGAATTGTATGCTTGGCAAGATGATAGCTTGGAGTATTATTTGCAATTGGATTCAGTGCCTGAAATGTCAACCTACTATCCGAAAGGTGAATTAGTTTATGCGCTAATTGGCGACCAGGCAATTATCCCTGCTAATTATAAACTTGCATGGAAGTTTAGGATATTAGCCATTACACCTAAATTTAATAAATATATTTACATTGATGCCTTAAATGGAAATGTAATAAAGGAGTTTGAAAATACTTGCAATGGGGATTTCAATCATGTATATTATGGCAATAAATTTATTGATACTCGGTGGTATGGTGGACTAAAACGTAAATTTTTCTTACAAGCAAATGATAATGGAAGAAATATACTTACGAAGGATGATAATGATCAATATGGAAGTTACGCATTAAGAAAATTACCTGATGATAAAGATGATAACTGGGGTAATTCGCATTGGGGTGCAACATCATGTCACCATGTTGTTCAGGAGTCATGGTCTTTTTTCCAAAACACATATTCTAGACACGGCTTCAATAACTCAAATAAAGAAATACGGGTGATTGGTAATGATGCTTTTTGGTCTGGAGCAAATGTAAATGCATTCTTTGAACCTTCAAATTCTAAATTCGATTATATGGGATTTGGAAGCACTTCACAAGGGAATCTACTAGCAACTTATGATATTGGAGGTCATGAATTTACTCATGGAGTTTCACATCATACTGCAAATTTTAATAGATTTGGACATGCCGCCTCATTAAACGAATCCTTTTCTGATATTTTTGGACTAATGACGGAAAGATTTGCAAAAGGTGGTTCATTTAATTGGACAATGGGAGAAGATGCAAATTTCACTATAAGAGACATGCAAAACCCTAATTCATTAGGGCATCCTGCATGGTTTGAACAACCTGGTTTTTGGTCTACAGGTAGTGCTCCTCATCCAAATGCAGGAGTACAAAATCGATATTTTTATTTATTAAGTCTGGGCGGTACTCAATTAGGAAGATGGGTACAAGGTGTTGGTGTTGATATAGCAGCCAATGTTTCATATTATAGTTTAACCAATTTAACAGGTTCTGCTGAAACATATCCACTAGCAAGAGAACATGCAGTTGCAGCTGCTAGAATTTTGTATGGTCGTTGTTCATATGTTGAAAATCAAGTTTGTAGGGCTTGGAGTGCTTGTAACATAGGTCCATATTGTGAGCCATGTGCAATTGCTTATCCTTGTTGGACTTATGGTTGTGGTAATTCTCAAATGCCAATGATGGGTATAGAAGATTTAAGCAACAGAATAAGCAAAATTGAACTTTATCCTAACCCTGCAACAGATGTTTTGAATATCAAATTCAATGAATTAACTAATTTTGAATTGGAAAATGGAATTTTCAACATAGTTATTTTAGATATGCTAGGGCGTGCCCAAATCTCAAAAACACTTTCAAGTGATGACTTTAAAAATGGATTATCGATTTCTCATTTAACATCAGGAGTATATTCAATTGTAATATCAAATAATAGTGGTTTTAGTCAGTCATTAAAATTTGTTAAGCAATGAAAACTTTTCTGACAATCGTTATTTCAATGATTGGAATAGTATCAGCACAAGCCGATACTATTCCATCTTTTAAACTACCTAAAAATCAAATTGAATTTAGTTTATCCAGCATAAATTATATGGATGGATATGGTTATAAAACTTCAAGCATATATGATAAAGAGATTCGTTTTGGTGACATTTGTTTATCTTATACTAGGCACTTTGAAAATAAATATTTTGCAACTTTATCTTATTTTCGATACAGTAGAAATAATTATATGCAAATTAGAAATCAACGCAATCATTTAGATATAAATAAAGGTGAAATACTTCGTAAATACTCTTACTATTTAAATCTAAAATTTGGTCAAATACAACTATTATCTTTGTCAAAAAATTTACAAGGATATATTAAACCAAGCATTGAACTACTTTATGGATATGGTTCAGATCATATATTTCTTGCATCATATCCAGCTCCAAACCCTTTTGATTTTGCATCGGTTGGAGTAGAAACTAAAGGTTTTGGTTTAGGAATAGGAACAGAATTAGGATTGATTTTTTACAAACATTTTTCATTTAGTACATCTTTTAATTATACCTATATTTTTGAAAGAGGAAAGTATGAAGAATTATCGCCACCTAATCCTGAATATTATAAATATACCCCATCTCGAAATATATTGATTTTCCAACCAAAAATTGGATTTTTATTTTGAAGAACATTAAACTATATGACAATACAAAGAGGAAGCCCAGCTTGTAACATCAGCTATACGCAAGCAGGGGTTTCGTGCTTCTTAGGACAGTAAAGTGGTAAATTTAAAGTTCAGTTCTTCGTAGGAAGTTCAATGGTAAAATGCCCTGCCTGCGTATAGCTGAAAACCGTCAAACTGTCTAAAAACCCCTTTTCCACACTTAACTATTTGATTGTTAACAACTAAACACCTAATTATTATGCTTACATGCTGATAATCAGTAGTTTTACAGCATGAAGTTTGTTAAAGGAGAAAACCGAGATCAAATGCAATTCTTTTGCTTGGAGCAGGCTGTTGACCGAGATAATGAAGTTCGACTTATTGAACTCTTTGTCAATGCATTACTACTAAAAGACTTCGGATTCAAATCTGAATTTGATGAAAATGGTCGTCCTGCTTATCATCCTGCGGATCTGCTAAAGCTGTTTATTTATGGCTATTTAAACCGTATTCGCTCTTCTAGGCAGTTGGAAAAAGAGTGTAAAAGAAATCTTGAATTGATGTGGTTAATGAGAAGGCTTGCGCCCGACCACAACACCATTTCTAATTTCCGAAAAGACAATCCAAAAGCAATCCAAAAAGTATTTAGAGCAACCGTACAACTGGCAAAACATTTCGAACTGATTGGAGGCAAACTCATTGCCGGTGACAGCACAAAAATGAGAGCGCAAAATTCCAAAAAGAACAATTTTAACCCAAAGAAAATCGAAAGACACATTGCCTATATTGATGCCAAACTAGAAGAATATTCAGGCATATTAGCTGCCGAGGATGGAGATCCTGCTCAGAAAAAAGAAGCACAAGACAAAATCCAAAAACACTTGAATCAACGCGACAAATACGAGCAAATGAGGCAGGAATTAACAGAAACGGGCGACACACAGATATCAACTTCCGACCCCGATAGTCGCCAAATGATTACCCGAAATAATATTACAGAAGTTGCCTACAACATTCAATCCACAGTAGATGCCAAACACAATATTCCCATTGATTTTAAAGTAACCAACCAAAACGATTCAAAAGCCATGGGAGCTATGGTGCGAAGAGCCAAAACCATTCTTGGGAAAACTGATTTCACCGCCCTTTACGACAAAGGTTACCACACAGGGACAGAGTTTGATTATGCTCACAAACACCAGGTTGAAGTGATTGTAGCTTTTCCCGATGTGGCCTCTCACGCTCCCGATTTAGCCTTTGATGTGGAACATTTTGATTACAACATAGACCTAGACCAATACACTTGCCCAGCAGGACAAGTGCTCACCACCAACGGACGATGGTACAACAAAGCTAGCGGCAAAACAATGAATCGAATGAAGCATTACAAAACCAAAGTCTGCCTTACCTGTCCTCTTTTCCAAAGCTGTACAACAAACAAAAAAGGAAGACTAATTGAACGCTCTGAACACCAAAACCTGATTGATGCAAACAAAAATCGACTCAATGAAAATATGGAACTATACCGAAGGCGACAAGCTATTGTGGAACATCCTTTTGGAGTCATTAAACGGCAGTGGGACTTCTACTACATCATGACTAAAAAGACCATAAAACATGCCCAAGCAGATGTTGGAATCATCTTCACAGCCTACAACCTACGCAGAATCTTTAATATCATTGACAAAAAACTGCTCCAAAGCTACTTAAAAGAGCTTGGGCTTTTGTTTTTAGCCATTAATCTCCTTTTAAAAGCTATTTTAAACCTATTTAAGCCGTTTTATTTTTCCAAATTCAAAATGGCAAATTCTTAAAGCTTCAAATTTAAATGCCTCTAAAATCATCTCGTAAATTCCTTTTGTCCTATTTTTGAAACCGAAACAGAGGTTTTTAGACGAACTGCCGTTAGCAGTAATGATATCTGACAAAATATGAAAATAGTAATAAGCTGTTGTGACAGCAAAAATGGAAATCCATTCACATACAATCAAGAGACAATAAATTTTGTTTCACATGTGAATGCGGCTTTACAGAATAATGAACTGTATTTTCACCCTGACGATTTAATACCTAATGAAAATAATACATGGCGTGACTTAATAGCTCAACAAGAAGAAGCTTATAATTTACTCCATGCTTATAATCTATATAGACCTAATATTTATGCTGATCTATTTGAAAACTATGGCAATGACTTATTTATATTCTCTGCTGGTTGGGGAATTATTAGAGCAGATTTCAGACTTCCAAAATACAACATAACATTTTCCAATAACAGAAACATTCCTAATTATGCAATTAGGAATAATATTGATATTTTTCATGACTTTAACCATTTAGAAGGAGTTGAAGCAAATGAACAAATTTTATTGATTGCAGGAAGTGATTATGTTTTACCCTTCTGTCAACTCACTGCAAATTTGCCTAATGAGAAAATAATTATTTATAAAAATCAAGCTCTGTTAAATAACAATCCGTATCTGAACAACAACAACTTTCAATTCAATTACTATCAGACAAATAGACGCACAAACTGGCATTATGAATTTGCACAACGTCTAATAAACAATGAAATTGAAATATGATGACAGTTTCAGATATTAGAATTCAAGATATTAGAATCACAAATGAACCGATTGTTTACTATTGGTGGTTCAAGATAAATTGTTTTGACAACTTATTAAATTTACTAAACACAGAAACTGACTTTGAAAGAATTCTCATTAGAGAAATTAACGGAGAAGATTATGGACTTTTATACATAGGTAAAGGTAAAAAAGGACACGATAGACTTGTTAAATACCACATTCATGACAGCCAAAATTTTCACACAACTGGGGTTCAAAACGGACGGCTTTCATCATTAAGACAAACACTTTGCGGATTATTGCAACTCCAAATGTCAACGAGTAAATTTGAGATTAATAGATTTATGGACAACAACTGCATAGTTGAATTTGAAACTTGTAGTTTGCAAAACTTAGATTCAATTGAACATGAAAAAATTACGACCAATTATTTACCTCTAAACTATCAAAATACTAAAAACATCTTGTCTTCAAGACACCGTAAAATATTAAGTGAATGCAAAAAAAGAATGAGACAATAATCACTACTGCTAACAGGCGTTTGGCTCAATGGCGGGTGAAGTGGTTAATTGAACATTCTACCTCGCTGTCTTGTCCTGAAATAAGTTTACACATTTTAACCTTTAAAAAAGTAAACTATGACAGACAAAAAAACAGAAAATCAGTTGTTTAAAAAGCAAAAAAGAACGCTTACTTTTCACGATGACGAATTCAAAAGAAAAGTTATTGCAGAGTATTTGGATGGTAACGCTTCCAAAGAATCAATTCAAAAAAAGTACGGTATTAAAGCAGACAGTGCCATTACCCGTTGGATGCGAAAATTTGGAATTGTAGATCCTTTTGCAAAAACGCCTTACCTTGGCTTCGTGAAAGAACATCATTTAAAAAAGAAAGACCCGGGCAAATTGGAGCTTGAAAACAAAGCGCTTCAGAAAAAAATCAGAGACCTGGAAGCCAAACTAACACAAGAAAAACTGCGTGCAGAAATGTATGCCAGAGTGATAGAAAAGGCTGAAAATGAAATGAATATCCCTATCTTAAAAAAGTCAGACACCAAGTAATCCTTGAGATGAAAATGACCTATTCGCAACATAGCCTAAGCGATTATTGTCGGTTATTTGGTGTTTCCAGGCAATCGTTCTATCAGCATTTTAGAACAAAAGAACATAAAAGTTTCCACAACGAAATGATTCTACAACAAGTCAAAATGATTCGGGAAGAACATCCACGATTGGGTACCAGAAAACTCATGGTTTTGCTGTACCCTTTCCTCCATGAACATCAAATTACATTAGGCAGAGATGCTCTGTTTGACCTTCTGGGGCATCACAAAATGCTTGTTAAAAAACGAAAAAGACAGGTACAAACAACCTTTTCTAAACACTGGATGCGCAAGTGGCCCAACCTTGTAAAAAACTATGAGGCAGACACCATAAACCACCTTTGGGTTAGTGACATCACTTATTGGAAATCCGGCAACCACACCTTTTACATTAGTTTGATAACCGATGTGCGTTCACGTAAAATCATCGGATACAGCCTGGATAATAACCTAAAAGCTCAATCAAGTCTGGAAGCCTTAAATATGGCTATCTGCTACAAACCCCATCAAACCGCCCACATCATCCATCACTCAGACAGAGGCTCTCAATACTGCTCTGCCGAATATGTAGCCAAGCTCCT includes these proteins:
- a CDS encoding M4 family metallopeptidase; its protein translation is MTRKTPYNSRFAKAGVSCFYDSEVLDSSFVHLMKFSAKNPRLRKAAKRYKQGYDNHANNEKQKADERQKATKTSIGLSDRPYFVLLKSKLTWRKNEVLFVKSNILIHYKMKHLNLKMSLLALIIGISSTIFGQTPTLHNPNNTFINARVEENNAMGLLWWKCDSMSPFQLFTTYKAHTGLTINDSMAIVRQWDDQQVCLQHVLYQHYYKGILVESSEFREHFDPVVNKVVLSNGRYVENLELSKIPLVSEESALSNALAHSNAELYAWQDDSLEYYLQLDSVPEMSTYYPKGELVYALIGDQAIIPANYKLAWKFRILAITPKFNKYIYIDALNGNVIKEFENTCNGDFNHVYYGNKFIDTRWYGGLKRKFFLQANDNGRNILTKDDNDQYGSYALRKLPDDKDDNWGNSHWGATSCHHVVQESWSFFQNTYSRHGFNNSNKEIRVIGNDAFWSGANVNAFFEPSNSKFDYMGFGSTSQGNLLATYDIGGHEFTHGVSHHTANFNRFGHAASLNESFSDIFGLMTERFAKGGSFNWTMGEDANFTIRDMQNPNSLGHPAWFEQPGFWSTGSAPHPNAGVQNRYFYLLSLGGTQLGRWVQGVGVDIAANVSYYSLTNLTGSAETYPLAREHAVAAARILYGRCSYVENQVCRAWSACNIGPYCEPCAIAYPCWTYGCGNSQMPMMGIEDLSNRISKIELYPNPATDVLNIKFNELTNFELENGIFNIVILDMLGRAQISKTLSSDDFKNGLSISHLTSGVYSIVISNNSGFSQSLKFVKQ
- a CDS encoding IS3 family transposase codes for the protein MTYSQHSLSDYCRLFGVSRQSFYQHFRTKEHKSFHNEMILQQVKMIREEHPRLGTRKLMVLLYPFLHEHQITLGRDALFDLLGHHKMLVKKRKRQVQTTFSKHWMRKWPNLVKNYEADTINHLWVSDITYWKSGNHTFYISLITDVRSRKIIGYSLDNNLKAQSSLEALNMAICYKPHQTAHIIHHSDRGSQYCSAEYVAKLLENNIKISMTESGEPTDNAYAERVNGILKEEYLYQYNPKNMAQAKAILAQTIQLYNQKRPHLSLENQTPNHVFKTHTRKFNRLWKSYQKTNFVNP
- a CDS encoding IS1182 family transposase, with translation MKFVKGENRDQMQFFCLEQAVDRDNEVRLIELFVNALLLKDFGFKSEFDENGRPAYHPADLLKLFIYGYLNRIRSSRQLEKECKRNLELMWLMRRLAPDHNTISNFRKDNPKAIQKVFRATVQLAKHFELIGGKLIAGDSTKMRAQNSKKNNFNPKKIERHIAYIDAKLEEYSGILAAEDGDPAQKKEAQDKIQKHLNQRDKYEQMRQELTETGDTQISTSDPDSRQMITRNNITEVAYNIQSTVDAKHNIPIDFKVTNQNDSKAMGAMVRRAKTILGKTDFTALYDKGYHTGTEFDYAHKHQVEVIVAFPDVASHAPDLAFDVEHFDYNIDLDQYTCPAGQVLTTNGRWYNKASGKTMNRMKHYKTKVCLTCPLFQSCTTNKKGRLIERSEHQNLIDANKNRLNENMELYRRRQAIVEHPFGVIKRQWDFYYIMTKKTIKHAQADVGIIFTAYNLRRIFNIIDKKLLQSYLKELGLLFLAINLLLKAILNLFKPFYFSKFKMANS